A genomic stretch from Telopea speciosissima isolate NSW1024214 ecotype Mountain lineage chromosome 7, Tspe_v1, whole genome shotgun sequence includes:
- the LOC122669738 gene encoding ARF guanine-nucleotide exchange factor GNOM-like: MGRLRMQSGIKAIEEEPEDCDCSSNGGALACMVNSEVGAVLAVVRRNVRLGGRYMTGDDQLEHSLVQSLKVLRKQIFSWQSQWQSITPASYLQPFLDLIRSDETGAPITSAALSSVYKILTLDILDLNTVNVEQAMPLVVEAVTSCRFEVTDPASEEVVLMKILQVFLACMKSKASAVLSNQHVCSIVNTCFRIVHQAGSKDELLQRIARHTMHELVSRIFSHLSEIDKAEHVLANGGRSSAKELGDLDKNYTLSSKKLDNGSANSEHDAQMPSVGLVSNASIGFQVNFTEENTIGAGNGEEVAPNDLHLMTEPYGVPCMVEILHFLCALLDNADHIGMDPRSNSMASHEDVPLFALGLISSAIEFGGPFIRKQPKLLSLIQDELFRNLMQFGLSMSPLNLSVVCGIVLNLYHHLRSELKLQLEAFFSCVILRLAQGRHGASYQQQEVAMEALADFCRQKTFMAEMYANFDCDITCSNVFEDLANLLSKSAFPVNYPLSPMHILALDGLIAVIQGMADRIGNGPLVLEQVPVDLEEYCPFWTVKCENYADPNHWVPFVRRRKYIKRRLMIGADHFNRDPKKGLEFLQGTHLLPDKLDPQSVACFFRYTAGLDKNLVGDFLGNHDEFCVQVLHEFAGTFDFEDMNLDTALRLFLETFRLPGESQKIERVLEAFSERYYEQSPLILANKDAALLLSYSLIMLNTDQHNVQVKKKMTEEDFIRNNRHINGGNDLPREFLSELYHSICKNEIRTIPEQGAGFPEMTPSRWIDLMRKSKKTAPFIMCDSRPFLDRGMFAIMSGPTIAAISVVFDHAESEDVFQTCVDGFLAVAKISACHHLEDVLDDVLVSLCKFTTLINPSSAEELVLAFGDDMKARMATVTVFTIANQYGDYIRTGWRNILDCILRLHKLGLLSARVASDAADDLEVAADPCHGKPVASSLSASQIPSMGTPRRSSGLMGRFSQLLSLDTEEPRSQPTEQQLAAHQRTLQTIQECHIDSIFTESKFLQADSLLQLARALIWAAGRSQKGNSSPEDEDTAVFCLELLIAITLNNRDRIFLLWQGVYEHISNIVQSTLMPCALVERAVFGLLRICQRLLPYKEDLADELLRSLQLVSKLDARVADAYCENITQEVMRLVKANATHIRSQMGWRTITNILSITARHPEASEAGFEALMFIMSDGAHLSPANYIVCVDTVRQFAESRVGQAERSMRALDLMAGSVTCLTQWSCETNEAAGQEAASKMSQDIREMWLRLVQGLRKVCLDQREDIRNHALLSLQRCLTEVDGFSLLYTLWLQCFDVVIFTMLDDLLEIAQGHSPKDYRNIEGTLVLAMKLMSKVFLQLLNDLVQLTIFCKLWLGVLGRMEKYLKAKVRGKKSEKLQELVPELLKNTLLVMKERGVLVCRSALGGDSLWELTWLHVNNIAPSLQSEVFPNQELEQVHKQSERGGGPVSDGPGSVPSGETLTASEEGAQTGG; encoded by the exons CAATTGAGGAAGAGCCTGAAGACTGTGACTGTTCATCAAATGGAGGTGCTTTAGCATGTATGGTGAATTCAGAAGTAGGTGCCGTGTTGGCTGTTGTGAGAAGAAATGTTAGGTTGGGAGGTCGTTATATGACTGGAGATGATCAGTTAGAGCACTCTCTCGTCCAATCATTGAAGGTGTTGAGGAAGCAAATTTTTTCATGGCAAAGTCAGTGGCAATCAATAACTCCAGCCTCATATCTCCAGCcatttttggatttgattcGATCTGATGAAACTGGTGCACCAATCACAAGTGCAGCCTTGTCATCTGTTTACAAGATCCTAACTCTTGACATACTTGACCTAAATACTGTTAATGTGGAACAAGCTATgcctttggtggttgaagctgtgACGAGTTGCCGGTTTGAGGTGACAGATCCAGCTTCAGAAGAAGTAGTATTGATGAAGATACTTCAGGTTTTTCTTGCTTGCATGAAAAGTAAGGCATCAGCTGTGTTGAGTAATCAGCATGTGTGTAGCATAGTAAATACCTGTTTCCGTATAGTTCATCAAGCAGGATCAAAAGATGAGTTGTTGCAGCGGATTGCTCGCCACACCATGCATGAACTTGTCAGTCGTATCTTTTCCCACCTTTCAGAGATTGATAAAGCAGAACATGTATTGGCTAATGGAGGAAGATCTTCTGCCAAAGAG TTGGGTGACCTAGACAAGAACTACACCCTCAGTAGTAAAAAATTGGACAACGGCAGTGCCAATTCTGAACATGATGCTCAGATGCCTTCtgttggtttggtttcaaatgCTTCCATAGGTTTTCAGGTAAACTTCACAGAGGAAAACACAATTGGGGCTGGTAATGGAGAAGAGGTCGCTCCAAATGATTTGCATCTCATGACAGAGCCGTATGGGGTACCGTGCATGGTGGAAATACTTCACTTCTTGTGTGCCTTGTTGGATAATGCTGATCATATTGGAATGGATCCCAGGTCAAATTCTATGGCAAGTCATGAAGATGTACCACTTTTTGCTTTGGGTTTGATCAGTTCGGCTATCGAATTCGGTGGGCCCTTTATCAGAAAACAACCTAAGTTATTATCCTTGATACAGGATGAGCTATTTCGTAATCTCATGCAGTTTGGCTTGTCAATGAGTCCACTGAATCTTTCTGTGGTATGTGGCATCGTTCTCAATCTGTATCACCATTTGCGTTCTGAGCTAAAACTACAATTGGAGGCTTTCTTTTCTTGTGTGATTTTGAGGCTTGCACAAGGCAGACATGGGGCTTCATACCAACAACAGGAGGTTGCAATGGAGGCTCTTGCTGACTTCTGCAGGCAGAAGACATTCATGGCAGAGATGTATGCCAACTTTGATTGTGATATTACATGCAGTAATGTGTTTGAAGACCTTGCTAACCTGTTGTCAAAAAGTGCATTTCCAGTGAACTACCCTTTGTCGCCAATGCATATTCTTGCTTTGGATGGTCTAATTGCAGTGATTCAGGGAATGGCAGACAGGATAGGCAATGGACCACTAGTTCTGGAGCAGGTTCCAGTGGATCTTGAGGAATATTGTCCATTCTGGACTGTGAAATGTGAAAACTATGCTGATCCTAATCATTGGGTTCCTTTTGTCCGTCGGAGGAAATACATTAAGAGAAGGTTGATGATTGGTGCTGATCACTTTAACCGCGATCCAAAGAAAGGGCTAGAGTTTCTCCAGGGAACACATTTGTTGCCCGATAAGCTTGACCCTCAAAGCGTGGCTTGCTTTTTCAGGTACACAGCTGGGTTAGATAAGAATCTTGTTGGTGATTTCTTGGGAAATCATGATGAGTTCTGTGTTCAAGTGCTTCATGAATTTGCCGGCACCTTCGATTTTGAAGACATGAATTTGGATACTGCACTGCGGTTATTCTTAGAAACATTTCGATTGCCTGGAGAGTCGCAAAAGATTGAGAGAGTTCTTGAAGCATTCTCAGAGAGATATTATGAGCAATCACCGCTGATTCTAGCCAACAAAGATGCTGCTCTCTTGTTGTCCTATTCTCTAATAATGCTTAACACAGATCAACATAATGTACAAGTGAAGAAAAAGATGACTGAAGAGGATTTTATCAGAAATAATCGACACATCAATGGAGGGAATGATCTCCCTCGGGAATTTTTGTCTGAACTTTACCACTCAATCTGCAAGAATGAAATCCGAACAATACCGGAACAAGGTGCTGGTTTCCCCGAGATGACACCAAGCCGTTGGATCGATTTAATGCGCAAGTCGAAGAAGACTGCTCCTTTTATTATGTGCGATTCCAGACCCTTCCTGGACCGTGGTATGTTTGCCATAATGTCAGGTCCGACAATTGCTGCTATCTCAGTGGTATTCGATCATGCTGAGAGTGAAGATGTTTTCCAAACATGTGTTGATGGATTCCTGGCAGTGGCAAAAATTTCGGCATGTCATCATCTAGAAGACGTATTGGATGACGTTCTTGTGTCTCTCTGCAAGTTCACAACTCTCATTAACCCATCTTCTGCAGAGGAACTTGTTCTTGCTTTTGGTGATGATATGAAAGCTAGAATGGCCACTGTGACTGTCTTTACAATAGCAAACCAGTATGGTGATTATATCCGCACTGGATGGAGAAACATTCTGGACTGCATATTAAGATTGCACAAGCTTGGTCTTCTCTCAGCCCGTGTGGCCAGTGATGCTGCTGATGACTTGGAGGTTGCTGCTGACCCTTGTCATGGAAAACCTGTTGCAAGTTCCCTATCTGCATCCCAGATACCTTCTATGGGTACACCTCGTAGATCCTCTGGGCTTATGGGCCGGTTCAGCCAGCTCTTGTCTCTTGACACAGAGGAGCCAAGATCGCAACCCACTGAACAACAACTTGCAGCTCATCAACGTACTCTTCAGACTATTCAGGAGTGCCACATTGATAGCATATTTACAGAGAGCAAGTTTTTGCAAGCTGATTCTCTGTTGCAACTTGCACGAGCTCTCATTTGGGCTGCCGGGAGATCTCAGAAGGGGAACAGCTCTCCTGAGGATGAAGACACTGCTGTCTTCTGCTTGGAGTTGTTGATAGCAATCACCTTGAACAACCGGGATAGGATTTTTCTTCTGTGGCAGGGTGTTTATGAGCACATATCCAACATCGTTCAGTCAACTTTGATGCCTTGTGCACTGGTGGAAAGGGCTGTGTTTGGACTTCTTCGAATATGTCAGCGTTTGCTTCCCTATAAGGAGGACCTCGCTGATGAACTACTGAGGTCACTGCAACTGGTCTCTAAGCTTGATGCTCGGGTTGCTGATGCATATTGTGAAAACATTACACAGGAAGTCATGCGCCTCGTGAAGGCTAATGCCACACACATCAGATCTCAGATGGGGTGGCGCACAATCACCAATATTCTTTCCATCACAGCTCGCCATCCTGAAGCGTCTGAAGCAGGATTTGAAGCATTAATGTTTATCATGTCCGATGGGGCTCATCTCTCACCTGCAAATTACATTGTGTGTGTGGATACTGTGAGGCAGTTTGCTGAATCTCGTGTTGGGCAGGCAGAGCGATCAATGCGTGCACTGGATTTGATGGCAGGATCCGTGACCTGTCTAACACAGTGGTCTTGTGAGACTAACGAAGCTGCAGGACAGGAAGCTGCTTCAAAAATGTCACAAGATATAAGGGAGATGTGGCTGAGGCTAGTGCAGGGATTGAGGAAGGTTTGCTTGGACCAGAGAGAAGATATTAGGAACCATGCTCTGTTATCGTTGCAGAGGTGCTTGACAGAAGTGGATGGGTTCTCCCTTTTGTACACTTTGTGGTTGCAGTGTTTTGATGTGGTCATCTTCACGATGCTTGATGACTTGTTAGAAATTGCTCAGGGACATTCCCCCAAGGACTACAGGAACATAGAAGGCACACTGGTCCTCGCTATGAAGCTCATGTCTAAAGTGTTCTTACAGTTATTGAATGATCTTGTGCAGCTAACCATCTTCTGCAAGCTATGGCTAGGGGTCCTTGGTCGTATGGAAAAATATTTGAAGGCCAAGGTTAGAGGTAAGAAGAGTGAGAAGCTTCAGGAACTAGTCCCTGAGCTTCTTAAGAATACATTGCTTGTGATGAAGGAAAGGGGAGTCCTTGTGTGCCGGAGTGCTCTTGGTGGGGACAGTTTATGGGAACTAACATGGTTACATGTGAACAATATTGCCCCATCTTTGCAATCTGAAGTGTTTCCCAATCAAGAGCTGGAGCAGGTACATAAGCAGAGTGAAAGAGGGGGAGGGCCAGTATCTGATGGACCCGGTTCTGTTCCATCAGGTGAGACATTGACAGCTTCTGAAGAAGGAGCTCAGACAGGAGGATAA